A part of Streptomyces sp. NBC_01451 genomic DNA contains:
- a CDS encoding sensor histidine kinase, with the protein MRVWTPIRPLLDRLTGLGEAGRRGVGKGVAANGVAAKEVDDEGVADNGGADKGGSARRQGDGTPPGRRPLPGWRSIRGRVAVVITVPICLLLTVAGLAVYGRAEALGDARTTRDEVGLSLRVQALVHQLQRERGLTNGLLGGEKSYRTPLTDTRRRVDTALEAMRPERAVEEVIQKHLRRLTAIRTAADRDTAADRDTASGGGAVDRTATLTFYTTAVDALNAVDPVADTVTRDDRQLRDGLAALRELAAAKESVALERGFLNGVFAEGAFRDREYLTFTEVRATRVAALARFRQVATAPQLASLKRAFGTKDAERATTYETRAEDAPDGSALRVDPGTWWDVMTVLVDDLYAVQQTVGDDVRDRADHLSRDAELGLAAYLLGGTLMAVLVAALAAFASRSLTRPLAALAEAAHDVARHRLPATVARIQRSPLDQAEFPEEQTQEQSLGGAAEIAKVAESLRQVEHTALQLAAQQAGLRRSTTESLANLGRRNQNLVRRQLGLITRLERQELDPDALAELFELDHLATRMRRNAESLLVLAGQNPPRPTAAPAGGLEVVQSAVAEVEQYRRVLIAAVEPVRVRGHAVADVAHLLAELIENGLTFSPPNEPVEVHGWYDTEDATYSFAVVDHGVGMSAADKERASARLSGSDEDAFLAAPTRFLGHLVVGRLAHRLGEGAKVHLFDTPGGGLSALLVLPDRLLAPAQPLSTAPLATAPPTPLPAGPPAVSSLLNGFRAGVARAEARSTQGASS; encoded by the coding sequence ATGAGGGTGTGGACGCCAATACGGCCGCTGCTCGACAGGCTCACCGGACTCGGCGAAGCCGGCAGGCGCGGTGTCGGCAAAGGCGTTGCCGCCAACGGAGTCGCCGCCAAAGAAGTCGATGACGAAGGCGTTGCCGACAACGGCGGTGCCGACAAAGGCGGTTCAGCGCGCCGCCAAGGTGACGGAACACCTCCCGGTCGTCGTCCGCTGCCCGGCTGGCGCAGCATCAGGGGCCGGGTGGCGGTGGTCATCACCGTCCCGATCTGCCTGCTGCTGACGGTCGCCGGTCTTGCCGTGTACGGCCGCGCGGAGGCGCTCGGTGACGCCCGGACGACCCGTGACGAGGTCGGACTGAGCCTGCGCGTCCAGGCGCTGGTGCACCAGCTGCAACGCGAACGCGGCCTGACGAACGGCCTGTTGGGAGGCGAGAAGAGCTACCGCACACCGCTCACCGACACTCGCCGCCGCGTCGACACCGCGCTGGAGGCCATGCGCCCCGAACGCGCCGTCGAAGAGGTCATCCAGAAGCACCTGCGGCGCCTCACCGCCATCCGCACCGCGGCCGACAGGGACACCGCGGCCGACAGGGACACCGCGTCCGGCGGGGGCGCCGTCGACCGCACCGCCACCCTCACCTTCTACACGACCGCCGTCGACGCCCTCAACGCGGTCGACCCGGTGGCGGACACCGTGACCCGCGACGACCGTCAACTCCGCGACGGACTCGCCGCGTTGCGGGAACTGGCCGCCGCCAAGGAGTCCGTCGCCCTCGAACGCGGCTTCCTCAACGGCGTGTTCGCCGAGGGCGCCTTCCGGGACCGCGAGTACCTCACCTTCACCGAGGTGCGCGCCACCCGCGTCGCCGCCCTCGCCCGCTTCCGCCAGGTCGCCACCGCGCCCCAACTCGCATCCCTGAAGCGCGCGTTCGGCACCAAAGACGCCGAGCGCGCCACCACCTACGAGACCCGGGCGGAGGACGCCCCCGACGGCTCCGCGCTGCGCGTCGACCCCGGCACCTGGTGGGACGTGATGACGGTACTCGTGGACGACCTCTACGCGGTCCAGCAGACGGTCGGCGACGACGTACGCGACCGGGCCGACCACCTGAGCCGTGACGCCGAACTGGGCCTCGCCGCCTACCTCCTCGGGGGAACGCTCATGGCCGTCCTCGTGGCGGCCCTCGCCGCTTTCGCCTCGCGTTCCCTCACCCGCCCCCTGGCCGCACTCGCCGAGGCCGCCCACGACGTGGCCCGGCACCGGCTGCCCGCCACCGTCGCCCGTATCCAGCGGTCCCCGCTGGACCAGGCGGAGTTCCCCGAGGAGCAGACACAGGAACAGTCCCTCGGGGGCGCGGCGGAGATCGCCAAAGTCGCGGAGTCCCTGCGCCAGGTGGAACACACCGCCCTCCAACTGGCCGCCCAGCAGGCCGGCCTGCGCCGCAGCACCACCGAGTCGCTCGCCAACCTCGGCCGCCGCAACCAGAATCTCGTACGCCGTCAACTGGGCCTCATCACCCGCCTGGAACGGCAGGAACTCGACCCGGACGCCCTCGCCGAGCTCTTCGAACTCGACCACCTCGCCACCCGAATGCGGCGCAACGCCGAGAGCCTGCTGGTCCTGGCCGGCCAGAATCCGCCCCGGCCCACGGCCGCACCCGCCGGTGGCCTGGAGGTCGTCCAGTCGGCCGTGGCCGAGGTGGAGCAGTACCGCAGGGTCCTGATCGCGGCCGTGGAACCGGTGCGCGTCCGCGGGCACGCCGTCGCCGATGTCGCCCACCTCCTCGCCGAACTCATCGAGAACGGGCTGACGTTCTCCCCACCGAACGAACCGGTCGAGGTGCACGGCTGGTACGACACCGAGGACGCCACGTACAGCTTCGCCGTCGTCGACCACGGCGTGGGCATGTCCGCCGCCGACAAGGAACGCGCGAGCGCCCGCCTCTCCGGTTCCGACGAGGACGCCTTCCTCGCCGCACCGACCCGCTTCCTCGGACACCTCGTCGTCGGCCGGCTCGCCCACCGCCTCGGCGAGGGAGCGAAGGTCCACCTCTTCGACACCCCGGGCGGCGGCCTGTCCGCACTCCTCGTCCTGCCCGACCGCCTGCTGGCCCCCGCCCAGCCCCTCAGCACCGCACCCCTCGCCACCGCACCGCCCACCCCCCTGCCCGCCGGACCACCGGCTGTCTCCTCCCTGCTCAACGGCTTCCGAGCAGGTGTCGCCCGAGCCGAGGCCCGAAGCACCCAAGGAGCGTCATCGTGA